The nucleotide sequence ATTCTAGCTTCTTTTTAACCCTTTCTTTGTCTTTCTCTTCCTTAAATTTATCAAGGGAAAGATGCCAAAATTTTTCTGCCTCATTTTTCATTCCTTTATCATTATAAACATCACCTATATGCTCTAGTATTACAGGGTCATCATTTTTTAAATTATATGCCTTAAGGAGTAATGGAAGGGCTAAATCAAGGCTTCCCATTTTATAATAGCACCAACCTAAAGAATCTATGTATGCTGGGTTATCTGGCTCTATTTTTAATGCCTTCTCAATAAGCTTTATTGCCCTATTTAGATTTTTTCCCTCCTCTGCCCAGGTATATCCAATATAGTTATAAGAAGCTGAATTCTTTGGGTTTAGCCTTATAGCCTTATAAAGATATTTTATTGCCCAGCTTTTATTTAAAAGACCGTCATAGGCAACAGCCAATTGGAAATATAAGTAGTCATCATCAGGCATTTTCTTGATTAAATCCTTAAAGATTGTAATTGCCCTTTGATGCTCCTTTTTTTGGCTTAAAAGGACACCATAAAGAACCAAAAGGTCAAAGTCATCGGGAAATCTTTTTAATCCCTCCTCTATCAC is from bacterium and encodes:
- a CDS encoding tetratricopeptide repeat protein; protein product: IKRLILYNMSKNPETSERLSFLLTEKEKSPESYLLLGISKEKNKKDDEAEKYYRKAIELGLDEGFVRFGWLLFKNERDDECLMVIEEGLKRFPDDFDLLVLYGVLLSQKKEHQRAITIFKDLIKKMPDDDYLYFQLAVAYDGLLNKSWAIKYLYKAIRLNPKNSASYNYIGYTWAEEGKNLNRAIKLIEKALKIEPDNPAYIDSLGWCYYKMGSLDLALPLLLKAYNLKNDDPVILEHIGDVYNDKGMKNEAEKFWHLSLDKFKEEKDKERVKKKLE